In Setaria viridis chromosome 5, Setaria_viridis_v4.0, whole genome shotgun sequence, the genomic stretch tttaaattattcaaaattttgggtgttacagaaGTGTGTTGTTACAAGGGGATTGATTGTGAAATACGTGATCTTTCTTAAGATGCAATTGCGGAAAGAATTGTTATAAAGTTATTGCCCATGTCATTTGGTCGATCTAGCAATCTGATTACTACTTTTTCATTTTTAAATCCATGTTTTCTCGCAACATTGAGGTGCCTCTTTATGCAAGCAAAACCAACACAACCGGCTCAAGCCCTCTTATTGTATACTATGAGTCTTTTCAAGCTTCCatagctgcaagcctgcaatagAGGATGCCATGGTATCAAATTACAGCAAAGAAATGCCAAGCTCGCAGATGAAGGGCGCCGGGTGTGAAGCATAAGCTAAGTATTGTTCATTGGCACGTCTATGGTGATCGGTGATGGAAAGTTGACATTCTCAATATATGGCAACTAAATAACAAATTAACGTAGTAGGATCATATCGTACCAAGGATGCAAAATACTCAAATGTTGAATTATTCGGTGATCTATGTGAAGTTGTGAATTGAACATAGGTGGATAGCAAAATAGCAAAATATGTGACCAGCCCATAAGATTCAACAACGGACGAGTTGTAATAAAACTACAATCCATATCTTTGCTCGATCCAGCAATTTGAAGGGTTTTTCCTCCCCATCCCAACATTTTTTAAAGGAACTGGGACTGTCATTGAACCGAGTTATCAGGTGTTTCACCTGTTACAATCCCAGCAATGCGTGCTGGTATATCAGGAACCCAAACTTGTCCAGGTTATGGGCAGCCGAATAACATTACAGACTCGAGTAACATAACGGATGGAACAGCTGTGGAAGGATGTAGCAATCATGAGCTTGGCTTCTTATATGAGCACAGCATCCATTTAGGCCGGGTCCTTCCTGTGGTGGGCATGCACCAGGTTCTGGGCATCAGACTCAATGAGCAGGTGGCTTATCCCCCTCTAAGGCCAATGCTAGACTCAATGAGCAGGTTTGAACTCTTGTGTGGCATTGGGCCCGGAATACGCGTTCGCAGTTGGGTTGGGCTCGCATGGCACGGGGTTATAGTAGTAGGCCAAATTCAGCACAGTTTCATCAACCATCGTAAACACACAGCCCAGCCCGAGCCAAGAACAGAGAGTTTGGAAATCTGGGCCGTGCGATCGATCGACCCGCGTAATTGCAAGGCAAAGATGAAAGAGATCCCGTATCAAATCCGGAAGAGAGTACTAGTAGGAAACCCGGGAGTGATCGACTCCGATCCGATGCTTAATTTTATCCGATCCTGCGTAGACGGAAAGAAATGTTACTAGGTGTTCGTGTCGGGGAAGGCGCAGAGCGCCGGAGATCGACCCGAAGCTTCCCTACAAGTCTTGCCTTGTTGAAATCCTGCGACCAGGGCCTACAATGCACCGGCTGCTGCCAAATTAACGAACCAAGTTTCCCTATTGTTGCCCTGCATGAGATCTCTTCAATTATCTGGCTGCACGCACTTCTCTatcttcgtcgtcttcctcaTCATCCAGCCTCCATGGGCAGCGTCATCCTGTAGCAGCTAGCATCGCCTTGCATTTGCAGGTGTGTTCTCTTCTCTATAAACTCGATTAAATTTAAGATAGTTTGCACTctttttgaaacggatggattACTGCCCACTGGTGTAACCATTAGAAACTAATCTGGGCTAGGTAGTTGATGCCCTTGAACTTTTGGGGGTTACTTCTGGTTCTTGCGAGGAGCAACAGACGATGCTTCCATGGGGATCATCTCTAATAGCTTTGTAAAGTAGAGTAACTATGCATTCATTTAGGTCTAAAAGAAAGGAGTGTCCATCAAGCCATGCATTAGAACTCGCTAGTCAAGCCTACGACGAGAGTAGCCCATCTGGATAAACCTCTATGGCTTGCCTTTTAACTCGTCTGCACCCAATCATTGTTGAAAACAAATATTATCCCATGTGTTTAGTCAGACCACGATctctgccggctgccgccgttGCTAAAATACCCGATTTGTTTCGAGGTCAGACGGAAATGCAGCACCTTTCCATTGCTTTTGTGCATACAAAATCTCAATATAATAGCTTGCTCCTAGCCTCCTACAAACACACTGCTGGCTGATTCTCGCCGCCCCGTGCTGTTCTGTCTCAGAGGCCACACCACCAGGGGAGTTTCTGCTGATAAAAAGAAGCTACCAGCGGGGTAGCATGGCAAGACCAGCGGCGGACGAGGGAGAAAGCTGGACACTGCCGGCGGCGAACAACGGCAGCCGCGGCATTTCCGGCGAGCTCCTCCCTGCGTTCGGTGAACCCTTCCCTTATTCCGTCGGAAACACCATCATCAACCCTTACGACGGCCGGTACAGGTACTCCCGTGTGACGCATTGCGTTCGCACGTGTACGTTTCGATCAGTGCACGGGCTGACGTCTGCACGTGTGGGCAGGTGGTGGCAGGCGTTCCTGATCGTGCTGGTGCTGTACTCGGCGTGGGCGTCGCCGTTCGAGCTGGCCCTCGAGAaggccgccaccgcgccgctccTCGTCGTGGACCTGGTCGTCGACGTCTTCTTCGCCGCCGACATCGCCGTCTCCTTCTTCGTCACCTACTTCGACAGGTCCGCCAACCTCTTCGTCGACGACCGAAGGAAGATCGCCACGAGGTACCTGACGCGGCCGTGGTTTGCCATGGACGTGGCCTCGACGGTCCCGTTCCAGATCATCTACCGGCTGGTCAGCGGCAGCAGCACCGGGTTCAGGTACCTCAATCTTCTCCGGCTGTGGAGGCTGCGGCGCGTCAGTAAGCTCTTTGCAAGGTACAGCATGTCTCTGTGCATGCATTATACAATCTCTTTAAAGACACTTTTAAGCATGGCTGTTAAAATCGTGATTCTCTCTGCCAATTTTACGTCTTTACGATCTTGATTGATTCAAGGCCTTATTTTGATTCTACGATTCTACTCGATAGAATCTACACCTCTACAATTATATGCAAGACCTTATTATTCCAATGAAAACTAATAATTTGATGTAGAATCTACGATTTTGACAATCTTGCCTTTAAGACACTATATTGGTATGTTTACATGATCAATGTATTATTGTAGATGGGAGAAGGACATCAGATTCAACTACTTCTACACCAGGCTCGTAAAGCTCATCGGCGTGAGTACACTTAACAGTGATTATTCATGGATTCATGTCATAGTTTCGAACACTCAGAATTTCTTGACGCTCCAACTCGTTCGCGTACGTGCAGGTGACGCTGTTCGCGCTGCACTCGTCGGCGTGCATCTTCCTGTGGATGGCGTTCCACCACCGGGACAAGGAGCACACGTGGCTGGGAAGCCAGGTGCGCGACTTCACGGACCGCAGCGTCTGGGTCGGCTACACCTACGCCGTGTACTGGTCCATCACCACGCTCGCCACCGTCGGCTACGGCGACCTGCACGCCGTGAACCCCGGCGAGATGGCGTTCGCCACCGGCTACATGCTCTTCAACCTCGGCCTGACCTCCTACATCATCGGCAACATGACCAACCTCGTCGTCCACGCCGCCACCAACACCTTCAGGATGAGGGACATGGTGCGGCGGGTCTCGACGTTCGGGGCCGCGAACCAGCTACCGCGGGAGCTGAGGGAGCAGATGATGGCGAGCGCGCAGCTCAGGTTCAATGCCGGGGAGGTGatccagcagcagctgctgtcCGACCTGCCCAGGGCGCTCCGGTCCGGGGTCGCGCAGCACCTGTTCGGGGACACGGTGCAGCGCTGCTACCTGTTCCAGGGCGTCTCCAGCGGCCTCGTCGTGCAGCTGGTTTCAGAGATGGTGGCGGGGTATTTCCCCCCGAAGGCGGACATTGTCCTGCAGAATGAGACCTCGACGGACTGCTACATCGTCGTGTCCGGTGCAGTGGTAAGCACGTCTTCACACCTGCCAGCAACCCTCTACAATGATCTTCACTTTCGATTCATCTCCTTGCTCTAACTCTGTTCGTCCTGTTCATTCTCCTTGCTTATGTATCAGGACGTGTTGGCAACTGCTGACGATGGAACAGAGAAGGTAAACCACTCAAGCCCCAAAGATAAATTGAACATCATAAATTGCAATTTCTTTCTGATCAATTGTGTTGCCCTCTTTCAGCTTGTGATGAAGGTAGGGCCGCACGGCATGGCAGGGGAAATGGGGGTGATCTTTGGCACCCCACAGCCGTTCACCGTCCGGAGCAGGAGGCTCACGCAGGTTGTGCGCATCAGCCGGAGCCATCTTCTGCAGATACTACGGCCCAACACTGCAGACGCGGACACTGTACACGCCAATTTTGTTCAGTACCTCAGATCTCTGAGGGAACACGTTGCGGTGGATGCGCCATTTTTCAGGGAGATCCTTTCCGACACAGGCCTGGTAagtacaaaaggaaaaaaaaatggttctGAAATGAAGGAACTTGCAGCATCAACTCTGAAACTTGGTGTGTAACATGTCCCGTTTGCACAGGATCGGCTTCAGAACTATGCCATATTTCAAAAGCAGTTGCACGAAGGCGCCAGGATCGTTCGGGACCAAGATGCCAGGCTTGGCTCCCAGCAACACGAAGAGACAGCTCCCTGCAACATGTTGCTGCGTCGACAACACAAGCCACGAGTGGTCATCCATGATCACTTCCCCGGCGATGGCACTGAGAAGACTCGGAACCGTGCAGGGGGGAAGCTCGTCTGCCTTCCGGATTCGCTGCAAGAGCTGATGAAAGTTGCCGAGGCGAAGTTTGGGAAGGCGGTGAGGACGGTGCTCAccgtcgacggcgccgaggTGGAAGACGTCGCCGTGCTAAGAGACGGGGATCACCTGGTGCTGTGTTGGTAGATTAGACCCAGCTGCAAGTAGCAAAAGCACGCGCAAAGCGTTTCACACCATCCTGTTCCCGAAATTTTATGCAGGGGAAGGGTGAAAAGAAAGTTGAATTGTGCAATTTCGCTACAAAATCTGTCCCCGGAAACCGTACGGTAGCAAATAATTTCATAAAAAGAACATCCAATCATGGTGAGAGTAAAACACTGCTCTTCAcgaaaagaaaatgcaaaaccgTTGGGGGGAAGCGCCCTCCATTAGGACACAAAGAATGTGCAATTTTTGTCAACACAGGTGGAAGGCACAATGTAAACACATCTGCAAAAAGGCCACTGAGAATCTCAGTTCCATAAAAGATATGTAAAATGCAGCAGTTATAACCCAGTACATGAAGCACTACGAGCTATCAAATGATATTATCTGGAAATCACACATCAGTAAGCCAATAGCCATATACAATAACCAAAAGAGCAGTAATATTTTGCTTAGCATTGCTGAGGAAAGAAATGCAAAAGAGAATTATACAACAATCTGCACTGGTTGTTGGCGGATATATTCCCTGTTAATTCATTAGCTACATATCACTTGGGATCTGAGTACTCACAATCCTAATATCAGCAGTTACAGAGTTAATCATAATAACCTGCCTACCATGTGGATTCATCTATTGACATGAAACCCCAATTTTGTTCCTGAAATAACAAAGTTCAACAAGTCATAATCTGTTCCAGCTTCCAGCATAAAATTTACGACAAAATTAAAATGGGTACATGCGAGGGAACCACTAGTGGGTACAATAAAACCAAATGTTAAAAGATATATACAGGTCTTAACAAAAATAATATGGGCCTGGACTTTGCTGACAATATTTCCTAACATATAACAATACAGAAGGCCCAAAAAAATTGTTGGGTTGCAATTTCAACTTCCACTGCCACAGGCAATCCATGGACCATTTGGTGGAAATCTAGAAGTTATATATCCCACTGGCCACCGTAGATACAAACAGTAATCGAACTCAGAAAAGGCCAAAGGGCAGCGGCCAAAGTCAACTAGTTGAATGTCAACAATACTTCAGAATGGATATTCTTATCATTCCTTTTCAAATCATGGAAAACTAAGATGCAACTACCATATGAAGTCACTGAGTGTTTGTGAACTTGAACTCAAAGCTTGACACAGAACAGATATAGTAGTCAGAACATAACAAGGGGGAAAGAAACTGAGAGGTTAGGAGACGCCCATGAAGATGCATTCAAGAGGATGTCTTGACCAACCTAGAAACTTAAAGTTCTAAACAATACTGGAAATTTATATCCTAGTTTCCAACTGGACCAAACAGGCCAAGAGTAATAATGATTCATGAACACCTCCATTTCTTGACATCAGGCAAAATATTTTATAACAAGTTTATAACTGAAGTAGCAACACCTATCAACAGAAAGCTGAATTCTTTAAAAAATGTTTCTATCAGCACAATTAACAGCTCAGTCACTGCACAAAATGGAACCCTGAAATCACAAATATGCATAGTACAGCTCAAGAAACATGTCTGATTATCTACATAAGTTTAAGCAGATACCTTTAATCTTTTCCATTACAGTACAAGTAGCTTATAACTAGCTTGCAACTAGCACTTATCCCTCTTTCCACAACAAATACTTACAATGGATATCAATACCCTTAATATGCCATGCCAATTAAACACAGACATGACAGCTCGGGCACTAATGCTTTCACATGCCAGACATGATAACATTTCAACAAGTAATCTTTGGAGAAGGTGAATAAATTATATGAGTGATGAATTTGATTTGTCCAAAGAAAGCAATATTCCAGTAGACTTGACAACCTTCAGGTTGAAGTTTTACAAACTCATAAATACAGGGCCCACTGATGTTCCAGCACATAACTGACTAAGATACCAAGGTATGGTAAACACATATACTGTTGAACATATCATGATCAAAAGCAACAATAAAAGTTCAAGTATGACCAATAAATTCCAATATTCCCAACAATATCTATGAGGCAATTTGAATACTCCAGCAATAGCATATTGATCTAAACTAGCATATACTGCCATCAACTGACACCAGATTTCATTCTCATGAAAAAACAAATCACAGGTTTAAGAGAGTAATTGGCACTCTTTTGCCTCTCATTCTCAAATATTTGAAGATTTCTGGTTTGCCCTCTACTAGTTTCCCTAAGTCTAACATCAACCTGATTTGTTCTGCTACAATCTTCCTTATGACAGAATTTAAACACAAAATACTATGTGAAACAATGCTGAGTCCCAATATACTACTCTACAAAAGTTATCAATGGTGCTGAATGATGACATCTTATGCAAACATGGGAAGTAAGTTGGTACAGGGCACCTTTCGCATTGGCAACCACACACTTAGTTTCTTGAATAATATGGTTCACCACAAGAAACGGAATACTGAGATCTTTCAAGAATTGTCATTCCAGACCCAAAAAGGATGATTCAGTCTTTAGTTTACCAAGTCATGCAGAATTTAATGAAATCCATACATATATGCTACAATAACACATAACCTGGCACTTTGCTTCAGCAAAAAATTGCACACAACATAAGCTGCTGAGATGAGTAAACCAACCTCATTTTGTGAACTTCCACTTCCAGGCTATATGCTACGGAGAAGCATCCATGGCACCATTGTTTTGCACTtcaccaccaccatcctccAATCTCTTATCATCACCaccatcctcatcctcttccaCATCACTCCCATCCCCATCCTCATCACTGAGACATGCAATCTCCGCTTTCGCCTTCTCCAAAATCTCCCTCCACTTTGCATCGAGGTCCCTTTGCAAATCCCTCCTCATTTGCTCCACCTCTGCCATGTGCCGCCTCTTGCTACTCTCCATCCTCGCAAAAACCTCCCCAAACTTCTGAATCGACTCTGTGAGAGCCATGAACCCGTTCCGATCCCCTTCAACAGCACAGACTTTCTGCGGTTCAGGTTCACCCAATTCCGCTCCCGGCCCTGAAAGCCCTGGCCTTggctccccaccgccgcccagcAGGCACTCCGGAGCCTTCATCCCCCATCCCAAGCGCGGCGATGGCTGCGTGTCACGGCGGCGCTTCACGACCGGAGGCTGGAACGGGGGCAGGGGCGGGTGCGGTGGAGGAGCCGGGGGCGACGGGCGCAGGATTGACACCATCTTGTCATAGTAGACCCATTTCACGGGGCCAAAGGGGGAGGGGAGgtcgcggcgcgcggcgaggcgcgcCTTGTCCATCTCCTTCTTGAATTGCTTCCTGAGCGTGTCGACGCGGTTGCGGCAGTGCGTCTCGGAGTAGTACCCCGCGGGCTgacccgcggcggcggacgtgAGGCGGGCGACCTCGAGCCACTCATCGGCGCGAATGCCGCTGCGCCCCGCCCCCGGTCGGACGAAGCGGTCGCCCCAGGCGTCGAGAAGCGCGAAGGTGGAGCGCTCCGTCCACttgggcgcggcgcgcggggccaGGACCTCGACCTCGTACGGCGCCAGTCGCGGGGCGAACTCGAAGCCGAGCGCGTACTGGTCGGTGCGGCGGCGCTTggcgcgcggggaggagggCGACGGGGAGCCGCCTGATGAGGaagcgggggagggggagggggacgcggcggcggccgcgtcgtcgaCCATGGCCGCGGCTAGGGCCTCGAGCTCGTGGGCCGCGTCGTCGCCCATGGCCGCGGCTAGGGTTTCGAGTTCGTGGTTGGTGGAGTGGATCGGCGAGGTGGGTTGGCCGGGACCGGTAAGAATCCGGCGAGTTTTGGGCAGGTCGTCCGGTCTCCGTGAGGTTCAGCGCGACACTGGCACACTGTATCCACGTCCTGCTAGAGCTACTGTAAGTGTACGCTAGTGAAAATTAGAAAGATGCCAATTAAAAGTTTGTCCTTTTTGAAAATTACTGTTggtccttttaaaaaaaatgcaagcaaGGTTTAGTAAAGTGTTGAGTTGAAAGGTAGGATCAatttttaaggaaaaagtcTAAATTACTCCCTCAAGTATAATCAAAGTCTCAATAACCTAGTAAAGTATTTCTTGGTTTCGTCTACCCCTTAAAATATACCATTTGGATCAATTTACCTTTTAATACAGTTTGTGTTTTTTCTTATGTACAAGTTGAGTCTTAAGATAAAATTTTGTAAGAAGATTGTAGACATCATGTTAGAAAAATGTATCATGATtggtaggatatttaataataaatatatcCTTGTGATACAAaactatataaaaaataatgatgaaataATTATAATATATTTTCTTTACATAGGTTCTGATGCGCACTACCACCCTGCAAAAATcttaaattaaaattcaacttagGTATGGtgaataaaaaagataaattgcaTTATGGATTAAATTGAACCCAATAGCATAGTTTATGAGGTAAATTGGACCAAAATATACTTTAGGGagttatttcttttctttttttaaagctATTTTTGTGTGATTTTTCTATCTTGCATTTGGATGAGGTGTTTTTCTACGGCCAAATCAGTGCTAGAACACGTGCAAGAACATTTACAATGATCCATTGACAAATTTATGCATGACAAGCCAAgttttctttaaaaaatcaCCTCATGGTCTTTTTGACAAATATGCAAACTCTAGGGCGAAGTATTGATCTTCTTAAAGAGATCCTTTGGGCAAAGTTACACCACAGGTTACAAATCCATGAAATCGGTGATTAAGTATTgatctggatttttttttcaaagcaaCCTCCGAAAAGATTAGAGAGTTCCTGCTATTCACTATAGATAGAACAGACTTGATCCAGTTTTTTAGGCTTTTTAAGGGATGTTCGGAAAAACTCGATGATGTGATCCAGGCTATGGTCCAATTTTCGTAAGATTTGGAGTTCGTTTAAAAGATTTTTGATCTGTTGACCTACTAGACAGTGACAGCTCGCTGAGGTCTCGCAGAGACAGTTCATAGGCTTCTTAAGGCAGGTTATCCACGGCTAATTTTGTGGTGAACGGTTCACGCACTAATCTTGAAACCAAGCATAATAATAAGTTTGAGCACATGCATAGCTTATTTATGTACCACACTCTCCATGTATCCTGCAGCCTTTTGCGCTATTAGCTACTTGGAACTGAATGTAATTGCTAACTAGGAACATTAAGGTTATGCACAAGCACAAACACCCCTCCCTAATGATTGATCTCCATTCTCCAGCCACCAGCAGTTTCATGTTTACTAGAAACACAAGCGACCGCCAGCTTCCCGTTTAACTTTGTACTTGCTGGAATTGAAGAACGGATAGCAGCCCAATGATTTCCTGCAAGTTTGTTTACTGTCTTAAAAGATGAAAAAAAGAGGTATAACAAAAGCAATTTGTTGGTTCCATGAAGGTGACTGCAGCCTAACCCTGGCATTCTTGAAAATTCTGGGTACCTGCAGATAGAGATACCTGGTGGTAGCGCCTTGATGGCTCTTGCTTGGCATGCTATGGCTGCGTGTACAGCTAGAGTCATTTCCCGTTCCAACAGGAGCTGCATTCTCCCTGGAACTATCGTTGACTGACGCACTATTTTCCCGCAGGGCTGATACGGTTGAACTTGAGAAGctcttgctcttcttcctcccaccaccaccagctctTGATGGCGAAGGCAGGAACAGCTTGATGATGAAGCCTGCTCCCTCCATAGAGGGGGTCTTCTTCCGCCAGGGCTTGGTGCTGGAAGAACTCCTTGCGGTGGTCAATCTCACCGAGCTGTTCAGTGCTAATCCGTCTGTGGTTGTGGCCCTACTAGACAGTGACAGCTCGCTGAGGTCTCGCAGTGACAGTTCATAGGCTTCTTGAGGCAGGTTGTCCATTGCTTGTAGCATCATCTCCCGGTGGTGCCTGCTGATCGCCTGTGCCTCTGCTTCTTCCGGCCAAAGATTGGAATAGTTGTTGGCGATCTTGGATTGCTGGACCCAAGATTCGTAGTCGAAGTCCTGCGCGTCCTCATGGGTTTGTGACCAGACTGGACTTGTGAAGGTGAAGGGCTGCTGCTCCGAGAGAGAAGCAGATGTAGAAATAGAAGTCGGAGCCATGAAATGAAATGAGCCGAATTGCAAGGAGACTGTTTGTTTGATTGTCCGGATCGGAGTTGGGAGGAGATTAGCTTGTTTGATTGTCCGGATCGGAGTTGGGAGGAGATTAGCTTGATGCGAGAGATCTTTTATAGATGAAGATGACTAGGGTGGCTGAGGAGAGCTGGCTTTTGACGGAAATGGAGGTGAGATGATCCAGTCCTCCATTTGGTAGCCCATGCCCACGCCAAGTGAAACTCCATGTAGCAGTCTCGCCTGCTTGCTTTGAACTCAACTGAACTGAATTGAATGGAATAGAATAGGTGACAGACAGGGAGAACGTGTTCGATCAATTTCCTGCATCTTTTACTGGCCTCGATCTATTCTGGCGGCTGCAAAATCTACATTCCTGAGCTATCCATGGTTGCCTTGCCTCTCCGTGACGCACGGCAATGATAAATTATTGCTGCCATTCCTGAGTGCGGTCTTAACAGTACGTACATCACACGTACACACTACACGTACTTAATTGGTTGCCTCTTTTCTTTGCGCACCATCTGCAGTTTAAAACATACTCACTCTGTCCTGTTGGTTACTTTGTACTGTATTTGCTTGCTAGAGAGCAACTTGTCAAACGCTTAAGATCCCAACCAGTACCATGATTCTTCCAATTTCAAAGTTCATGTGCATATTCGATCCCAGCATCAAAATACTGTTTTTTGTTTCAAGGGAGTTTTATCGGTACCTGAAAAGATGCAAATTGTTCGTGCTTACAACAGAGGAAAAACAACGAGGAGTTAGGCTTCCGTTTTCCGTaaaatcatttttttaaaaaaaaagcatcaaTGCGTTCTCCCCACGGTATTCCTAAATCGCGCGCCTTTTCTGCAAAGCCTTTATGGGCCGAGGCCTTAGGCCACTTTTGGATGGGCTTATGTTGAAAAAAACTTTTAGATGGGCCGAACTAGATTGTGTTAGAAGAACTCAGCCTTGCTCGCTCGCTGCGACTACATGTCGCATACGTGACAAACTCACCTTTTACGGCTCCGCGCGGTGGGTTTTTTGAACGGCTCAGGTAGCATGGCAGTGCATGTATGCAATAGATTATACGCGTCGCCCAGTtttcattttcaaaaataagATAACCCATCCATGCATGCAATAGAAGATGAAATTGATGATATCACCCCACATGCAAAGAAAGTTTCAATCTGAAAAAATCTACAGATAAATCGTGCATCTAAATTAAATTCCGAATCCATCAATGGGTTTCTTACATCAAGCCACTTGACTACGTTTCAatgaaatattttaaaaatacttTAATAATACTCAATATTAATTTTGATTGCAGCAAACAAATACTTGAATACCAAGAATAAATAATTGTCTGATGCGAAAAAAATAGCATGGTGAACAAATAATTATAAGTAGTGAATAAAATATGAACAAGAGTGACTAATACAAATAAGAAGGTTGTATGATGCAAATAAAAGAGACGTACAAATAATATTATAATGCAAACAAAAGTGacataaaaaattatatttattttgtttttaatttttcacccttatattttcattttgtatttcatttttatttttattcttgtatcaaaataatttatttgtAACGTGGATGTATCTGTTCGCCATATAAAATTATTTATTCACGTGTTTATACATTTTGTTCACATTTATAGACTTATTTGTTCTTAATGTTATAATATGTGTTCGCTTTATATACTGAATTGTTCGACATAAAAGTAATTTGTTCGTGATATTATAATATTTGTTCGTGATGTTATAATATTTGGTCGTCGTATAACTCAATTATTCGTCTGTAATAATAACTAGTTTA encodes the following:
- the LOC117859164 gene encoding trihelix transcription factor ENAP2; this translates as MGDDAAHELEALAAAMVDDAAAAASPSPSPASSSGGSPSPSSPRAKRRRTDQYALGFEFAPRLAPYEVEVLAPRAAPKWTERSTFALLDAWGDRFVRPGAGRSGIRADEWLEVARLTSAAAGQPAGYYSETHCRNRVDTLRKQFKKEMDKARLAARRDLPSPFGPVKWVYYDKMVSILRPSPPAPPPHPPLPPFQPPVVKRRRDTQPSPRLGWGMKAPECLLGGGGEPRPGLSGPGAELGEPEPQKVCAVEGDRNGFMALTESIQKFGEVFARMESSKRRHMAEVEQMRRDLQRDLDAKWREILEKAKAEIACLSDEDGDGSDVEEDEDGGDDKRLEDGGGEVQNNGAMDASP
- the LOC117856481 gene encoding potassium channel KAT6, with the translated sequence MARPAADEGESWTLPAANNGSRGISGELLPAFGEPFPYSVGNTIINPYDGRYRYSRVTHCVRTCTFRSVHGLTSARVGRWWQAFLIVLVLYSAWASPFELALEKAATAPLLVVDLVVDVFFAADIAVSFFVTYFDRSANLFVDDRRKIATRYLTRPWFAMDVASTVPFQIIYRLVSGSSTGFRYLNLLRLWRLRRVSKLFARWEKDIRFNYFYTRLVKLIGVTLFALHSSACIFLWMAFHHRDKEHTWLGSQVRDFTDRSVWVGYTYAVYWSITTLATVGYGDLHAVNPGEMAFATGYMLFNLGLTSYIIGNMTNLVVHAATNTFRMRDMVRRVSTFGAANQLPRELREQMMASAQLRFNAGEVIQQQLLSDLPRALRSGVAQHLFGDTVQRCYLFQGVSSGLVVQLVSEMVAGYFPPKADIVLQNETSTDCYIVVSGAVDVLATADDGTEKLVMKVGPHGMAGEMGVIFGTPQPFTVRSRRLTQVVRISRSHLLQILRPNTADADTVHANFVQYLRSLREHVANYAIFQKQLHEGARIVRDQDARLGSQQHEETAPCNMLLRRQHKPRVVIHDHFPGDGTEKTRNRAGGKLVCLPDSLQELMKVAEAKFGKAVRTVLTVDGAEVEDVAVLRDGDHLVLCW